In one Sphingomonas sp. S1-29 genomic region, the following are encoded:
- a CDS encoding ArdC family protein: MKRDIYSTVTAQIIADLENGTAPWARPWKGGASPMTMPRNHVSGRVYSGVNILLLWSAMSKGDYAVNRWLTYKQATDLGGHVRKGERGTTIVYAGSFVPEAEKAKAAQTGKDAASVFFLKSMTVFNLAQCENIGTFEAPFAANDERDRLELADNLFAATGVKVQHGGDKAYYSPGSDFVQMPHSAAFGDLLDYYRTLAHELVHSTGHKSRLDRNILNKFGSVDYAREELVAEIGSAYVCAGIGIEYTTRHADYVANWLTVLREDDRAIFKAASMASKAAQWIEACAPVEDVEELAA; this comes from the coding sequence ATGAAGCGCGATATCTATTCGACCGTCACCGCACAAATCATCGCCGATCTGGAGAACGGGACCGCGCCTTGGGCTCGCCCTTGGAAGGGTGGCGCGTCGCCGATGACAATGCCGCGCAACCATGTTTCGGGTCGCGTCTATAGCGGGGTCAACATCCTGCTATTGTGGTCGGCGATGTCGAAGGGCGACTACGCGGTCAACCGTTGGCTTACCTATAAGCAAGCTACCGATCTCGGCGGGCATGTCCGCAAAGGCGAGCGCGGCACCACGATTGTCTATGCGGGATCGTTCGTGCCTGAAGCTGAAAAGGCAAAGGCGGCACAAACCGGTAAGGATGCCGCCAGCGTCTTTTTCTTAAAGAGCATGACCGTGTTCAATCTGGCGCAATGCGAAAACATCGGCACCTTTGAAGCTCCATTCGCGGCTAATGACGAGCGCGACCGCTTAGAACTCGCCGACAACCTTTTCGCCGCTACCGGCGTTAAAGTGCAGCATGGTGGCGATAAGGCTTATTATTCGCCCGGATCGGATTTTGTGCAAATGCCGCACTCGGCGGCTTTCGGCGATCTGCTCGACTATTACCGCACGCTCGCGCATGAACTGGTTCATTCAACCGGACACAAGTCGCGCCTTGATCGCAACATCCTCAACAAGTTTGGTTCGGTCGATTACGCGCGCGAAGAACTCGTGGCTGAGATCGGATCGGCTTATGTCTGTGCCGGTATTGGCATCGAATATACAACCCGTCATGCCGATTATGTTGCGAATTGGTTGACCGTCCTGCGCGAAGATGACCGCGCTATCTTCAAAGCCGCCAGCATGGCGAGCAAGGCCGCGCAATGGATTGAGGCGTGCGCGCCCGTCGAGGATGTCGAGGAACTCGCGGCTTGA
- a CDS encoding SGNH/GDSL hydrolase family protein: MLTINTPDFGKIFATADTFDDLRSIPARQLRDGYWALVGGAEAPADGLGGLYSWNDYATDDDDGETVISPVETTSAGRWVKIAVGRVGPAGPAGPQGPQGPQGATGATGPAGDAKLIPDIAALKARTYTVGDTVSTAIYGGSVWSIVKKVELQPDFFGSLTPPGSDSSVVNYDDELHLVVNLTDGSTGMAELELGSVAGYVQQLQTKQYAQVFARLRQASSLPTAATVVCYGDSITYGQTGDPNYPGANPLTGQPTGYGDGSVHNFHQIPGPWPETMKSFADQVFGVNKVAVLNRGYSGDKVGTSYRRSRFPLGQTITYIALGTNDQLFATANGTDQTGLFRTDDGYQGSYAFRRFVDAYRKYIYREILRGSVPIILTPAPHTSLVGYDGTDRASAKMLAYYNNALHALGEEVGTLVIDGADILGQYPVSEVTLDGIHPNPIGANIMAARLLAPLIGRGWKYPEVVSGERSITASILTESIGGTGGTATNEINNTLNTSSRGRPFSNSEALDVVILPESGRIFYSFRLDEDEKAVIPIGSANPNTVMIYNADFGTATPALRLTLDETKAITVRDDFVGDQTIQTTGPMQFTSEASNASPLIVTGKGWHTVSLGATSGAFVLNGLRFFKDAGWRSLTLKTGFTQFGSIAPAYRVKDGVLEFRGIVLNEAASTTSDIFDIPASIVPRLPSVMGVQPTRFATTPVAISLSNEKAVWVANDGAAGNANLFSLGNIRIPTLTTP, encoded by the coding sequence ATGCTGACTATCAACACGCCGGACTTCGGCAAAATCTTCGCAACCGCCGATACCTTCGACGATCTCCGCTCGATCCCGGCTCGACAACTTCGTGATGGCTATTGGGCGCTTGTCGGTGGGGCGGAAGCTCCCGCCGATGGTCTGGGCGGTCTCTATTCGTGGAACGATTACGCTACCGACGATGATGATGGCGAGACGGTCATTTCTCCCGTTGAGACCACCAGCGCGGGACGGTGGGTCAAGATCGCGGTTGGGCGGGTCGGCCCCGCTGGCCCCGCCGGTCCGCAAGGTCCGCAAGGCCCTCAAGGGGCAACCGGAGCTACCGGCCCGGCTGGCGACGCCAAGCTGATCCCTGATATCGCTGCGCTGAAGGCGCGAACCTACACCGTTGGGGATACCGTCTCGACCGCGATCTATGGCGGATCGGTTTGGTCGATCGTCAAAAAGGTGGAGCTACAGCCGGATTTCTTTGGGTCGCTTACCCCGCCGGGGAGCGATTCCAGCGTCGTAAACTATGATGATGAACTGCACCTAGTCGTTAATCTGACTGACGGCAGCACCGGCATGGCCGAACTAGAGCTAGGGTCGGTCGCGGGGTATGTCCAGCAGCTACAGACAAAGCAATATGCGCAGGTATTCGCACGGCTTCGCCAAGCTTCGTCCCTCCCTACTGCGGCTACCGTCGTATGCTACGGGGACTCGATCACCTATGGCCAGACCGGCGATCCCAACTACCCCGGCGCAAACCCACTGACTGGCCAGCCCACCGGCTATGGCGACGGGTCGGTTCATAACTTCCATCAAATCCCCGGCCCTTGGCCTGAAACGATGAAGTCGTTCGCGGACCAAGTATTCGGCGTGAACAAAGTTGCGGTTCTAAATCGTGGGTATTCGGGCGATAAGGTCGGGACTTCGTATCGACGCTCTCGCTTCCCGCTTGGCCAGACGATTACCTACATCGCACTCGGAACGAATGACCAGCTATTTGCGACCGCCAACGGAACCGATCAGACCGGACTGTTCCGAACCGATGATGGGTATCAGGGCAGCTATGCCTTTCGTCGGTTCGTCGATGCATACCGCAAGTATATCTATCGCGAAATCCTTCGCGGTTCCGTTCCCATCATCTTGACCCCGGCACCGCATACCAGCCTCGTAGGATATGACGGAACTGACCGCGCATCTGCAAAGATGCTCGCATACTACAACAACGCCCTTCATGCATTAGGGGAAGAAGTCGGAACGCTCGTAATCGACGGCGCAGATATTCTGGGACAATATCCCGTCTCCGAAGTTACCCTAGATGGTATCCATCCCAATCCTATCGGCGCTAATATAATGGCGGCGCGTTTGCTTGCTCCGCTGATCGGGCGCGGTTGGAAATATCCGGAAGTCGTTTCGGGGGAGCGTTCTATCACCGCTAGCATCCTTACGGAATCGATCGGCGGAACCGGCGGAACCGCAACAAATGAAATCAACAATACCCTGAACACGAGTTCGCGGGGTCGCCCATTTAGCAACAGCGAAGCATTGGATGTTGTAATTCTCCCTGAGTCCGGGCGCATCTTCTATTCGTTTCGCTTGGACGAAGACGAAAAAGCGGTCATCCCGATTGGCAGCGCCAATCCAAATACCGTTATGATCTATAACGCCGACTTCGGAACCGCAACCCCGGCGCTTCGGCTTACCCTTGACGAAACTAAGGCAATTACGGTTCGCGACGACTTCGTAGGCGATCAGACAATCCAGACTACCGGCCCGATGCAGTTTACCAGCGAGGCATCGAATGCGTCGCCGCTGATCGTTACCGGCAAGGGGTGGCATACGGTCTCGCTAGGGGCAACTTCGGGCGCGTTCGTCCTGAACGGCCTCCGGTTCTTCAAAGACGCTGGTTGGCGCTCCCTGACGCTAAAAACCGGCTTTACGCAGTTCGGTAGCATCGCGCCCGCATATCGCGTCAAGGATGGCGTCTTAGAGTTCCGTGGCATTGTTTTAAACGAAGCGGCTTCGACTACTTCGGACATATTCGATATCCCTGCTAGCATCGTTCCGCGCCTCCCTTCTGTAATGGGCGTGCAGCCAACGCGTTTTGCCACAACTCCCGTAGCAATCAGCTTGAGCAACGAGAAAGCAGTATGGGTCGCCAATGACGGGGCGGCGGGCAATGCCAACCTGTTCAGTCTGGGAAACATTAGAATCCCAACTCTGACAACGCCGTAA
- a CDS encoding glycosyl hydrolase family 28-related protein, giving the protein MKSINTPRYGNIYANADTFAELRSIPANKIQPGCSAIVSGGLVRGDGLGGLYYWDAISTAEDDADTVLTPDKALAAGRWIKIGLAEPGPQGPQGTQGEGLSSVMSPTGATLVGYQGRTVARKLAETVSVKDFGAVGNGIADDTAAIQAAIDASQDGVASVLFPTGTYKVSATGLHPWAGGNDMKVALFLRSGLELVGQRGTTIMMAPDLSSDAAPIGMALMFTNTALENISIRNLRFDMNGANNKHAHSLSNHAHLHVSGNAAYIDNVDIHDCEFINTAGVSCIVMGQCGPPPEGVNIPLGSGWNIARCKFINNGTDTVDHSSIFAWAEDVVISECLFDSPPYIPEVGNGNACSVELHGANQRLINNTFRGGAYQAVWVSENTTRESRNLIIDSNTFLDILAFGICFFGQGEQDYLKPARSTKISNNQFEFSNIPYPGVDVKGGVTIASPYGQEEWEVTNNTFRIAEGMTTANAGVLVIGGLEGQKHDKGLIEGNTSYGCSYCVALFTYDAGEIGTVMIRNNTAFDSNGAGVLSNGSGILVSGGSAIFHDLTIENNHTIDTQSPPTAFWGLRMSGTVTRLSEKFNRAYGVIVAPSDYTGLSVGFRYGFNSVPEVMGGTTIDTEARAAIEAIRISLVQAGMLPE; this is encoded by the coding sequence ATGAAGAGCATCAATACGCCGCGCTACGGCAACATCTACGCTAACGCCGATACATTCGCTGAGCTTCGTTCGATCCCGGCCAACAAAATCCAACCGGGGTGTTCCGCCATCGTGAGTGGCGGCTTGGTTCGTGGAGACGGTCTCGGGGGTCTCTACTATTGGGACGCTATCTCCACCGCTGAAGACGATGCCGATACCGTCTTGACGCCCGATAAGGCGCTGGCGGCGGGACGGTGGATCAAGATCGGTCTAGCTGAGCCCGGTCCTCAAGGGCCACAGGGCACCCAAGGGGAGGGGCTCTCCAGCGTCATGTCTCCTACTGGCGCAACGCTAGTGGGGTATCAGGGACGCACCGTAGCTCGGAAGCTCGCGGAGACGGTCTCGGTCAAGGATTTCGGGGCAGTCGGCAACGGCATCGCCGATGATACCGCTGCGATCCAAGCAGCGATCGACGCCAGCCAAGACGGTGTTGCCAGCGTCCTATTCCCAACTGGCACCTACAAGGTAAGCGCCACCGGCCTGCACCCATGGGCAGGCGGCAACGATATGAAGGTCGCTCTATTCCTGCGCAGCGGGTTGGAGCTAGTAGGCCAGCGCGGGACCACCATCATGATGGCCCCCGATCTTTCGAGCGATGCCGCACCGATCGGCATGGCGCTGATGTTCACCAACACCGCGCTCGAAAACATCTCGATCCGGAATCTCCGTTTCGACATGAACGGCGCGAACAACAAGCACGCGCATTCGCTAAGCAACCATGCGCATCTGCATGTCTCGGGCAATGCCGCCTATATCGATAATGTCGATATCCATGACTGCGAGTTCATCAATACCGCAGGGGTATCCTGCATTGTCATGGGGCAGTGTGGACCCCCACCCGAAGGCGTCAACATCCCGCTCGGTAGCGGCTGGAATATCGCCCGCTGCAAGTTCATCAACAACGGCACCGACACGGTCGATCATTCGTCCATCTTCGCATGGGCTGAGGATGTCGTTATCTCCGAATGCCTATTCGACTCTCCGCCATACATTCCAGAAGTCGGTAATGGGAATGCCTGTTCGGTAGAGCTACATGGCGCAAACCAACGATTGATCAACAACACCTTCCGGGGTGGTGCATATCAAGCCGTATGGGTCAGCGAGAATACCACGCGGGAATCTCGCAACCTCATCATTGATAGCAATACCTTTCTGGATATTCTCGCATTCGGTATCTGCTTCTTCGGTCAAGGCGAACAGGATTACCTCAAGCCTGCCCGCTCGACGAAGATCAGCAATAACCAGTTTGAGTTCAGCAACATCCCTTACCCCGGCGTCGATGTTAAAGGCGGCGTCACGATTGCCTCGCCTTATGGTCAAGAGGAGTGGGAAGTCACCAACAATACCTTCCGCATCGCAGAGGGTATGACGACGGCTAACGCGGGCGTTCTAGTGATTGGCGGGCTCGAAGGGCAGAAGCACGACAAGGGATTGATCGAAGGCAACACCTCTTATGGGTGCAGCTATTGCGTTGCCCTATTCACTTATGACGCTGGCGAAATCGGAACTGTAATGATCCGCAATAATACCGCATTCGATTCAAACGGTGCGGGAGTATTGAGCAATGGTTCGGGCATCTTGGTAAGTGGCGGCTCCGCTATCTTCCATGACCTAACGATTGAGAACAACCATACGATTGATACTCAGAGCCCGCCGACTGCATTTTGGGGGCTGAGAATGAGTGGGACGGTCACCCGCCTGTCAGAGAAGTTCAACAGAGCCTACGGGGTGATCGTCGCACCCTCTGATTATACCGGTCTCAGCGTTGGCTTTAGATACGGCTTCAACTCCGTTCCCGAAGTAATGGGTGGAACAACGATCGATACAGAGGCTCGTGCTGCTATCGAAGCAATCCGTATCTCGTTGGTGCAGGCGGGAATGCTTCCTGAATAA
- a CDS encoding DUF4043 family protein: MADFKLANANAKEVWSTKYATEYVALSGLLPFMSSASNAIFRVNTDLANNGDLVHIPYFASLKGAGVSGGATLEGNEEALLNYSTGIKVRHRRNAVMLAEHESFRTELDVANIAKGGLKDWSAEDLRNELIEKMQNVVIAGGVDSDGTPVEDTYKTFAASTATERTNYMLANADRIIMGTAKPTTAVFSTSLAAVAAGAILTADTVSLAKEMAETTTNFRITPYMTKDGQKWYVMFVGVEGFRQLRKDPRIEAANRDARPREVETNPLFNGGDLVWDGVIVKKIPEIKQVGDLGAAGAPIGFAALCGANTLGIAFARKPTFRTEKKDYDHKIGVGITEVRGSSKMSAAGTQTGMVSIYYAA, encoded by the coding sequence ATGGCTGATTTTAAGCTAGCAAATGCAAATGCCAAGGAAGTTTGGTCCACTAAGTATGCCACCGAATATGTGGCTCTAAGTGGCCTCCTGCCGTTCATGTCGAGCGCCAGCAACGCAATCTTCCGCGTTAACACCGATCTCGCCAACAATGGCGATCTCGTGCACATCCCTTACTTCGCTTCGCTTAAGGGCGCTGGCGTTTCTGGTGGTGCAACCCTAGAGGGTAATGAGGAAGCTCTTCTCAACTACTCGACCGGGATTAAGGTCCGTCATCGTCGTAATGCCGTTATGCTGGCAGAACACGAAAGCTTCCGCACCGAACTCGATGTCGCAAACATCGCAAAGGGCGGTCTCAAGGATTGGTCCGCTGAAGACCTTCGCAACGAACTCATCGAAAAGATGCAGAATGTTGTGATCGCAGGCGGCGTCGATAGCGACGGCACCCCGGTTGAAGACACCTACAAGACCTTCGCGGCTTCGACGGCTACGGAGCGGACCAACTACATGCTTGCCAACGCGGATCGCATCATCATGGGCACCGCGAAGCCAACCACGGCGGTCTTCTCCACTTCGCTCGCTGCTGTTGCGGCAGGCGCGATCCTTACGGCTGATACCGTCTCGCTCGCGAAGGAAATGGCCGAAACCACGACCAACTTCCGCATTACCCCTTACATGACCAAGGATGGTCAGAAGTGGTATGTGATGTTCGTCGGAGTTGAGGGCTTCCGCCAGCTTCGCAAAGACCCGCGCATCGAAGCGGCCAACCGCGACGCGCGTCCGCGCGAGGTGGAAACCAACCCGCTGTTCAACGGTGGTGATCTGGTTTGGGATGGCGTGATCGTCAAGAAAATCCCTGAGATCAAGCAGGTAGGCGATCTGGGCGCAGCCGGGGCACCTATCGGTTTCGCCGCTCTTTGCGGTGCGAACACCTTGGGTATCGCCTTCGCTCGCAAGCCAACTTTCCGCACCGAGAAGAAGGACTACGATCACAAGATCGGCGTCGGAATCACGGAAGTTCGCGGATCGTCCAAGATGTCGGCTGCGGGAACGCAGACCGGTATGGTGTCGATCTACTACGCTGCATAA
- a CDS encoding transglycosylase SLT domain-containing protein — MSDFNIFRDGGNTLLAGINSDPFREGVQQRRVDQADQLKREQVAYEMDRQRTYHTKLAEAMTANDPDRAAMLAYQYGDEKTGTGIGKVRQEQFTRAQGTNTTMANIVAGVARLPYEQRRAAIMSAAPMLTSMGRSAEEISAFDPTDENLAAVAGVDYTLKDRDANDVSVFEANTGRQTADTNRMVAENPQVVGQSLVTRDGKELFRSPDMKGFGMDQNVYEIPGTTSDGYTTTTTSSTGGTGQMSGLAGSNDPTFSAMVGAESNYRQTDRQGRPLTSSAGAMGIAQVMPGTAREMAQEMGIQFDEQRYRTDPKYNSALGYRYYTKMLQQFGGDRTKAVAAYNAGPGGVNRAMARATRAGNPDAWGQYLPAETRDYVQKVTRTTRQSQVQGQQQTTRNPRMIQQGVARPTRGGVAQDGGKPLPKNYADMFSQAAGTYRGFDASINSFKPGYGGNLVGGLENTAQGILGDRVGTQGQRDWWAAHYANDNVERHAIFGAALTSTEKQAWTNTTISPAMDDQQILTNLRRRRSVVQAVLKRQRNFLLAQGYSPAAIAALSEGL, encoded by the coding sequence ATGAGTGATTTCAACATATTCCGCGATGGCGGGAATACCCTTTTGGCTGGCATCAACTCCGACCCTTTCCGCGAAGGTGTTCAGCAGCGACGGGTCGATCAAGCCGATCAGCTTAAGCGTGAGCAGGTCGCTTATGAAATGGATCGCCAGCGCACCTATCATACCAAGCTAGCCGAAGCGATGACGGCCAATGATCCGGATCGCGCGGCGATGCTTGCATATCAGTATGGCGACGAGAAAACCGGAACCGGCATCGGTAAGGTTCGACAGGAACAGTTTACCCGCGCGCAGGGGACTAATACCACGATGGCGAACATCGTCGCGGGCGTCGCTCGCCTGCCATATGAGCAGCGCCGTGCCGCCATTATGAGCGCAGCCCCGATGCTTACCAGCATGGGCCGTAGCGCTGAAGAAATCTCGGCATTCGATCCAACCGATGAGAATCTCGCGGCGGTTGCTGGCGTCGATTACACGCTGAAGGATCGCGATGCTAACGATGTCTCGGTGTTCGAAGCCAATACCGGACGCCAGACCGCAGACACGAACCGCATGGTCGCGGAGAATCCGCAGGTTGTCGGCCAGAGTCTCGTGACTCGCGATGGCAAGGAACTGTTCCGTTCGCCCGATATGAAGGGGTTCGGGATGGATCAAAATGTCTACGAAATCCCCGGCACGACCTCGGACGGATATACGACCACGACCACCTCATCGACTGGTGGCACGGGTCAAATGTCCGGTCTCGCTGGTTCAAACGATCCGACTTTCAGCGCCATGGTTGGGGCGGAATCAAACTATCGCCAGACCGATCGTCAGGGTCGCCCGCTAACCTCAAGCGCCGGTGCGATGGGGATTGCGCAGGTTATGCCGGGAACCGCCAGAGAGATGGCGCAAGAGATGGGCATCCAGTTCGACGAACAGCGTTATCGGACTGATCCCAAATACAACTCGGCGCTTGGCTACCGCTATTACACCAAGATGCTCCAGCAGTTCGGCGGCGATCGAACCAAGGCTGTAGCGGCCTATAATGCAGGCCCCGGCGGGGTTAACCGCGCGATGGCGCGGGCGACCCGTGCGGGCAATCCAGATGCTTGGGGGCAGTATCTCCCGGCGGAGACCCGTGATTATGTGCAGAAGGTCACGCGCACGACCCGCCAATCTCAGGTGCAGGGACAGCAGCAAACGACCCGCAATCCGCGCATGATCCAACAGGGGGTTGCTCGACCTACTCGCGGTGGAGTTGCGCAGGACGGCGGGAAGCCGTTGCCGAAGAACTATGCAGATATGTTCTCCCAAGCGGCGGGCACTTATCGCGGGTTCGATGCTTCGATCAACAGCTTCAAGCCGGGTTATGGCGGCAATCTTGTGGGCGGTCTCGAAAACACCGCACAGGGCATTCTCGGCGATCGGGTAGGAACTCAAGGCCAGCGCGACTGGTGGGCGGCGCATTACGCTAACGATAATGTCGAGCGTCATGCGATCTTCGGTGCGGCACTAACCTCGACCGAAAAGCAGGCTTGGACAAATACGACCATTAGTCCTGCGATGGATGATCAGCAGATTTTGACTAACCTTCGCCGCCGCCGTTCGGTTGTGCAGGCTGTATTGAAGCGTCAGCGCAACTTCCTACTCGCTCAAGGCTATTCG